In one Andrena cerasifolii isolate SP2316 chromosome 2, iyAndCera1_principal, whole genome shotgun sequence genomic region, the following are encoded:
- the LOC143378738 gene encoding cytosolic carboxypeptidase 2 codes for MPGDIFTCSRVKELQAMLFPIQPIPGGALASLQRLQELQLLQLGRCEVQRPETEVPLFSVAFGAREDQQSKETLRSVLDTRCMIDGITQEAARWPTECQVLPDRVTHVEYTPTVPEPLYVPTGREPRPKPLGDEYGTVIFRYHPIGITNYFSRSCVGGSTVLPLSTALPSDSGISSNDSIDVDNVLFVARSSDPPDNTDLQFESRFESGNLCKVVKITDTYYQLHLRKDLYTQRHTQWYYFRISNTRSGTTYRLSIVNLCKEESLYNEGLRPLLYSTEDAKRRAVGWRRCGDNIAYYRNDSLSDEEKEKHTLSFNVSFPHDRDTVYLAHCYPYTYTDLQEYLGKLVADPVKTRFTKLRLLCRTLAGNGVYYLTITAPTYEEEVRRKRGIVITARVHPGETPSSWTMKGIIDFLTGESDQAKALRERFVFKLVPMLNPDGVIVGNNRCSLSGKDLNRQYRTVMRESYPSVWHTKLMIRRLLEECGVAIYCDLHAHSRKHNIFVYGCESKRAGPQARLSEQVFPLMVHKNAADKFSFENCKFHVEKGKEGTGRVVVWSMGVQNSYTMEASMGGSRIGSRSGTHFSSQDYEQIGKVFCETLLDFFDQDPVKERLRSKIIGRLMKEGSSAEEPTNIDLTDYSSDEGDTSDSSISEKEGIEFAQGSWSCDIRDSTVSPEYICPPPPTPTFVPPRSFELAKRRSMKGLAAGRSYLQRRRMLGRRAAMDLPTTDPGSDLYDFVDSGDEGLARPKAFSARIREHFKGESVEVDREKEEVTGDDLVLPEIVRPRSVSLGEKLTVNTEERKTNKQPSCLHFVRTLRHRSPVPLKTKDIQIKLSSLRQQIWMGVPLNVENNIQKNIEHPFAKGPLSWGVSNMALAQGKVESNTLLKSCTKKLQSLEYISIDGSMIDKRAEGRRRREEATLAHREASQEVEDQRQDPARKARKKSRLKWQKIVSISSKIKETRHGKTSILTINADSLKLVRVEVPSKQQPRPRRIEPRRKYGKGGTTCTVSNIGKSSVVKSQSRCRTQLQPLIVPLCDSFSSDDSVHSPRQRVSKKKQKKKKQSKKIKSTSTEKRKKRATSANPLRNS; via the exons ATGCCGGGCGATATTTTCACCTGCAGCAGGGTGAAGGAACTTCAAGCCATGCTCTTCCCAATTCAACCGATCCCTG GTGGAGCCCTGGCAAGCCTTCAAAGGCTCCAAGAGCTGCAACTGTTGCAGCTGGGGCGCTGCGAAGTGCAACGACCAGAAACGGAAGTTCCGTTGTTCTCGGTGGCATTCGGGGCCAGAGAAGATCAGCAATCGAAGGAGACACTTCGTAGCGTGTTAGACACCCGCTGCATGATCGATGGAATCACTCAGGAGGCTGCAAGGTGGCCCACGGAGTGTCAA GTACTTCCGGATAGGGTGACGCATGTAGAGTACACTCCAACAGTTCCAGAACCGTTGTACGTGCCAACTGGAAGAGAACCGAGACCAAAGCCATTAGGGGACGAGTATGGGACAGTAATATTTCGCTACCATCCCATTGGTATCACTAATTAT TTCAGCAGATCTTGCGTGGGAGGAAGCACAGTCCTGCCGCTTTCAACGGCCCTACCATCAGATTCAGGCATCTCCAGCAACGACTCCATAGACGTCGACAACGTCCTCTTCGTAGCTAGGTCGTCCGACCCGCCAGACAACACCGACCTGCAGTTCGAGTCCCGTTTCGAGTCTGGGAATCTGTGCAAAGTGGTGAAGATCACAGACACTTATTACCAGCTGCACCTCAGGAAGGACCTTTACACCCAGAGGCACACGCAGTGGTATTACTTCAGGATATCGAACACAAGGAGCGGAACCACTTACAG atTGTCTATCGTGAACCTCTGCAAAGAAGAAAGTCTGTACAACGAGGGACTCAGGCCACTGTTATATTCCACTGAAGATGCTAAGAGGAGAGCAGTCGGTTGGAGAAGATGCGGCGATAACATTGCTTACTACAGAAATGATTCGTT GAGCGACGAGGAGAAGGAGAAGCATACGTTGTCGTTCAACGTGTCCTTTCCTCACGACAGGGACACTGTCTACTTGGCCCACTGTTACCCGTACACTTATACTGATTTACAG GAATATCTCGGCAAGCTCGTCGCCGACCCCGTGAAAACGAGGTTTACGAAACTGCGATTATTGTGTCGCACTCTGGCTGGGAACGGAGTGTATTATTTGACCATCACTGCCCCAACCTATGAGGAAGAGGTACGCCGAAAAAGGGGGATCGTTATCACGGCCAGAGTTCACCCTGGTGAAACACCCTCTAGCTGGACGATGAAGGGGATCATTGACTTCTTGACTGGGGAGTCTGATCAAGCTAAG GCGCTTCGAGAGAGGTTCGTGTTCAAACTAGTGCCAATGCTGAATCCCGATGGGGTGATAGTTGGCAACAATAGGTGCTCACTATCAGGGAAGGACCTGAACAGGCAATACAGAACCGTCATGAGAGAGAGTTACCCCTCAGTATGGCACACGAAACTGATGATTCGAAGGCTGCTCGAGGAGTGTGGCGTTGCTATATACTGCGATTTGCATGCCCACTCCAGGAAGCACAATATATTTGTCTATGGGTGTGAGAGCAAGAGAGCTGGACCTCAGGCCAGGCTCTCAGAGCAAGTGTTTCCACTGATGGTTCACAAGAACGCTGCTGACAAG TTCTCCTTTGAGAACTGCAAGTTTCACGTGGAAAAGGGTAAAGAGGGGACCGGGAGGGTCGTCGTCTGGTCGATGGGGGTGCAGAACAGTTACACGATGGAAGCATCCATGGGAGGATCGAGGATAGGCTCCAGATCTGGGACCCACTTCTCCTCTCAAGACTACGAGCAGATCGGTAAAGTGTTCTGCGAGACTCTGCTGGACTTCTTCGACCAAGATCCCGTCAAG GAGAGGCTTCGAAGCAAGATAATTGGTAGGCTGATGAAGGAAGGCTCCAGCGCGGAGGAACCAACCAATATTGATTTAACAGACTACTCTAG TGACGAAGGAGACACGTCAGACAGCTCTATCTCCGAGAAAGAAGGAATAGAGTTCGCACAAGGGTCATGGAGCTGCGACATAAGGGATTCAACAGTTTCCCCGGAATACATTTGCCCACCACCACCGACTCCCACGTTCGTTCCACCTCGAAGTTTCGAGCTGGCTAAAAGAAGGAGCATGAAAGGATTGGCAGCTGGCAGAAGCTACCTCCAACGCAGGAGGATGCTG GGTAGGAGAGCAGCGATGGACCTGCCAACCACTGATCCAGGCAGCGATCTATACGATTTCGTGGATTCCGGGGACGAAGGTCTGGCGAGACCGAAAG CTTTCTCAGCGAGGATTCGTGAACACTTCAAAGGAGAAAGTGTTGAGGTGGACAGGGAGAAGGAGGAAGTCACTGGTGACGATCTGGTTCTACCGGAAATAGTCAGACCTCGCAGTGTATCGCTGGGCGAAAAATTGACTGTGAACACGGAGGAAAGAAAGACGAACAAGCAACCATCTTGTCTTCATTTTGTCAG GACGTTGAGGCATAGATCACCAGTCCCATTGAAGACCAAAGACATACAAATAAAGCTCAGCTCTCTGCGCCAGCAAATATGGATGGGAGTCCCTTTGAACGTTGAGAACAATATCCAGAAGAACATAGAGCACCCCTTTGCGAAGGGGCCTCTGAGCTGGGGAGTATCCAATATGGCGCTGGCACAGGGGAAAGTAGAAAGCAACACTTTGCTCAA ATCCTGCACCAAAAAGCTACAATCCCTTGAGTACATTAGTATAGATGGCAGCATGATCGATAAAAGAGCAGAAGGCAGACGTAGACGCGAGGAGGCAACGCTGGCCCACCGAGAAGCCAGCCAGGAAGTCGAGGACCAACGCCAAGATCCCGCGCGAAAGGCGAGGAAGAAGTCCCGCTTAAAATGGCAGAAAATTGTCAGCATCAGTTCCAAGATCAAAGAGACGCGTCACGGAAAAACGTCCATCCTGACGATTAACGCGGATTCCTTGAAATTGGTCAGAGTCGAGGTGCCTTCGAAGCAGCAACCGAGGCCGCGCAGGATCGAGCCCAGGAGGAAGTACGGAAAAGGTGGCACCACCTGTACCGTCTCCAATATTGGAAAGTCGAGCGTTGTTAAATCGCAGTCGCGATGTCGTACGCAGCTGCAGCCACTGATCGTTCCTTTGTGCGACAGTTTCTCCTCTGACGACTCTGTCCATTCACCTAGACAGAGGGTCTccaagaagaagcagaagaaaaagaaacaatcgaagaaGATTAAGTCGACATCCACTGAGAAACGAAAGAAGCGCGCCACTAGCGCCAACCCACTGCGCAACTCCTAA
- the Nadsyn gene encoding NAD synthetase isoform X3: MGRTVTVAVCTLNQWAMDFDGNSRRIWQSIQEAKEAGATYRSGPELEVCGYSCEDHFYEPDTLLHSWEVLATILKSSGAEDMLIDIGMPVMHKNVTYNCRVVFLNRRILLIRPKMQMCEDGNYRESRWFSPWTKERTVEDYFLPRMISQITGQTGVPFGDAVISTRDTCVGFEICEELWNPMSNHIPLSLDGVEIIANGSGSYFELRKGYVTVDLVKSATFKSGGCYMFSNLRGCDGSRLYFNGGSSITLNGQILNRGKQFALDDVEVTVATFDLEDIRSYRNNIRSRSHLAAKSPSYPRVKVDFALTSENLISNPPDRPIDVDLGPYESDNVTGKLLYHTPEEEISMAPACWLWDYLRRSCQGGFFLPLSGGVDSASSACMVYSMCDMIVDSVNKGDTQVLSDIRKIVGDCEYVPTDPKQLCNIILVTCYMGTENSSAETKARAVELANQIGSYHHSIVIDVAVSAILTIFQQVTKLTPRFKVQGGSPRENLALQNIQARLRMVIAYLFAQLMLWVRGRPGGLLVLGSSNVDESLRGYFTKYDCSSADINPIGGIAKNDLKSFLAYFRRKHGISALDGILDAPPTAELEPLQGGQLSQLDEVDMGMTYKELGTFGRLRKQDCAGPFTMFCRLVHMWDKCTPKEFELKSRCRWRIR; this comes from the exons ATGGGTCGCACAGTGACTGTGGCGGTTTGCACTCTGAACCAGTGGGCAATGGACTTTGACGGAAACTCTAGAAGAATTTGGCAGAGCATCCAGGAGGCAAAGGAGGCTGGAGCTACTTACAGAAGCGGTCCAGAGCTGGAAGTTTG TGGCTACAGCTGCGAAGATCACTTCTACGAGCCAGACACCTTGCTGCACAGCTGGGAGGTGCTCGCAACCATCCTGAAGTCATCGGGCGCAGAGGATATGCTGATAGATATTGGCATGCCAGTGATGCACAAGAACGTAACCTATAATTGTAGAGTAGTGTTCCTGAATCGCCGGATCCTGCTGATCAGGCCAAAGATGCAGATGTGCGAAGACGGGAATTACAGAGAGTCCAGATGGTTCTCGCCGTGGACCAAG GAACGCACAGTGGAGGACTACTTTCTGCCAAGGATGATATCCCAGATAACAGGCCAGACTGGGGTGCCATTCGGTGACGCTGTGATATCAACGAGGGACACCTGTGTGGGCTTTGAAATTTGCGAGGAGCTGTGGAATCCAATGAGCAATCACATCCCCCTGTCTTTGGACGGTGTCGAAATTATAGCAAATG GTAGTGGCTCATACTTTGAGCTCAGAAAGGGGTACGTTACCGTGGATCTAGTTAAGTCAGCTACGTTTAAGTCCGGAGGCTGTTACATGTTCAGCAACCTGAGGGGTTGCGACGGATCCAGGCTCTACTTTAACGGAGGATCGTCCATCACCCTGAATGGTCAGATCTTGAATCGTGGCAAGCAGTTTGCCCTTGACGATGTGGAGGTAACAGTAGCCACCTTCGACCTGGAGGATATCAG GAGCTACAGAAACAACATCAGATCACGGTCCCACTTGGCTGCCAAGTCGCCAAGCTACCCTAGGGTCAAGGTGGACTTTGCTCTTACTTCTGAAAACTTAATTTCAAATCCTCCAGATCGACCAATAGATGTTGACCTGGGTCCTTACGAAAGCGACAACGTAACGGGCAAGCTCCTCTATCATACTCCGGAAGAGGAAATCTCCATGGCGCCTGCTTGCTGGCTCTGGGACTACCTCAG GCGTTCCTGTCAAGGAGGTTTCTTCCTGCCATTAAGCGGTGGGGTGGACTCAGCTTCTTCAGCATGTATGGTGTACTCCATGTGCGACATGATCGTGGATTCAGTGAACAAAGGAG ACACCCAGGTGCTGTCAGATATCAGGAAGATCGTGGGGGATTGCGAGTACGTGCCGACAGACCCAAAGCAACTGTGCAACATTATTCTGGTCACTTGCTACATGGGCACAGAGAATTCCTCCGCCGAGACGAAGGCACGCGCCGTAGAGCTCGCCAATCAGATTGGCTCCTATCACCACAGCATAGTGATCGACGTCGCTGTGTCAGCTATTCTAACCATATTCCAACAAGTCACCAAGCTGACTCCGAGATTCAAGGTCCAGGGAGGATCTCCTAGGGAGAACCTGGCCCTGCAAAATATACAG GCAAGACTGAGAATGGTGATCGCTTACCTGTTTGCCCAACTGATGCTGTGGGTTAGAGGGCGTCCAGGTGGTCTTCTCGTACTGGGAAGCAGCAACGTAGACGAGTCTCTTCGAGGGTACTTCACCAAATACGATTGCAGCAGTGCTGACATCAACCCCATAGGCGGAATCGCGAAGAACGATTTGAAGTCGTTCCTCGCTTATTTCAG AAGGAAACACGGAATATCCGCTCTGGACGGGATCCTAGACGCGCCGCCAACCGCAGAATTGGAGCCTCTTCAAGGAGGACAACTCTCGCAGCTGGACGAGGTGGACATGGGCATGACGTACAAAGAACTGGGCACTTTCGGCCGTTTAAGGAAGCAGGACTGTGCTGGCCCCTTCACCATGTTCTGCAGACTTGTCCACATGTGGGATAAATGCACCCCGAAAGAA TTCGAATTAAAATCCCGTTGTAGGTGGCGGATAAGGTGA
- the Nadsyn gene encoding NAD synthetase isoform X2, whose translation MGRTVTVAVCTLNQWAMDFDGNSRRIWQSIQEAKEAGATYRSGPELEVCGYSCEDHFYEPDTLLHSWEVLATILKSSGAEDMLIDIGMPVMHKNVTYNCRVVFLNRRILLIRPKMQMCEDGNYRESRWFSPWTKERTVEDYFLPRMISQITGQTGVPFGDAVISTRDTCVGFEICEELWNPMSNHIPLSLDGVEIIANGSGSYFELRKGYVTVDLVKSATFKSGGCYMFSNLRGCDGSRLYFNGGSSITLNGQILNRGKQFALDDVEVTVATFDLEDIRSYRNNIRSRSHLAAKSPSYPRVKVDFALTSENLISNPPDRPIDVDLGPYESDNVTGKLLYHTPEEEISMAPACWLWDYLRRSCQGGFFLPLSGGVDSASSACMVYSMCDMIVDSVNKGDTQVLSDIRKIVGDCEYVPTDPKQLCNIILVTCYMGTENSSAETKARAVELANQIGSYHHSIVIDVAVSAILTIFQQVTKLTPRFKVQGGSPRENLALQNIQARLRMVIAYLFAQLMLWVRGRPGGLLVLGSSNVDESLRGYFTKYDCSSADINPIGGIAKNDLKSFLAYFRRKHGISALDGILDAPPTAELEPLQGGQLSQLDEVDMGMTYKELGTFGRLRKQDCAGPFTMFCRLVHMWDKCTPKEVADKVKHFYRCYAINRHKMTILTPSCHAETYSPDDNRFDHRPFLYNHTWKWQFNAIDEQVKRLLSEQQSPRGRKDAPKVPAKPRYMPFSSVIST comes from the exons ATGGGTCGCACAGTGACTGTGGCGGTTTGCACTCTGAACCAGTGGGCAATGGACTTTGACGGAAACTCTAGAAGAATTTGGCAGAGCATCCAGGAGGCAAAGGAGGCTGGAGCTACTTACAGAAGCGGTCCAGAGCTGGAAGTTTG TGGCTACAGCTGCGAAGATCACTTCTACGAGCCAGACACCTTGCTGCACAGCTGGGAGGTGCTCGCAACCATCCTGAAGTCATCGGGCGCAGAGGATATGCTGATAGATATTGGCATGCCAGTGATGCACAAGAACGTAACCTATAATTGTAGAGTAGTGTTCCTGAATCGCCGGATCCTGCTGATCAGGCCAAAGATGCAGATGTGCGAAGACGGGAATTACAGAGAGTCCAGATGGTTCTCGCCGTGGACCAAG GAACGCACAGTGGAGGACTACTTTCTGCCAAGGATGATATCCCAGATAACAGGCCAGACTGGGGTGCCATTCGGTGACGCTGTGATATCAACGAGGGACACCTGTGTGGGCTTTGAAATTTGCGAGGAGCTGTGGAATCCAATGAGCAATCACATCCCCCTGTCTTTGGACGGTGTCGAAATTATAGCAAATG GTAGTGGCTCATACTTTGAGCTCAGAAAGGGGTACGTTACCGTGGATCTAGTTAAGTCAGCTACGTTTAAGTCCGGAGGCTGTTACATGTTCAGCAACCTGAGGGGTTGCGACGGATCCAGGCTCTACTTTAACGGAGGATCGTCCATCACCCTGAATGGTCAGATCTTGAATCGTGGCAAGCAGTTTGCCCTTGACGATGTGGAGGTAACAGTAGCCACCTTCGACCTGGAGGATATCAG GAGCTACAGAAACAACATCAGATCACGGTCCCACTTGGCTGCCAAGTCGCCAAGCTACCCTAGGGTCAAGGTGGACTTTGCTCTTACTTCTGAAAACTTAATTTCAAATCCTCCAGATCGACCAATAGATGTTGACCTGGGTCCTTACGAAAGCGACAACGTAACGGGCAAGCTCCTCTATCATACTCCGGAAGAGGAAATCTCCATGGCGCCTGCTTGCTGGCTCTGGGACTACCTCAG GCGTTCCTGTCAAGGAGGTTTCTTCCTGCCATTAAGCGGTGGGGTGGACTCAGCTTCTTCAGCATGTATGGTGTACTCCATGTGCGACATGATCGTGGATTCAGTGAACAAAGGAG ACACCCAGGTGCTGTCAGATATCAGGAAGATCGTGGGGGATTGCGAGTACGTGCCGACAGACCCAAAGCAACTGTGCAACATTATTCTGGTCACTTGCTACATGGGCACAGAGAATTCCTCCGCCGAGACGAAGGCACGCGCCGTAGAGCTCGCCAATCAGATTGGCTCCTATCACCACAGCATAGTGATCGACGTCGCTGTGTCAGCTATTCTAACCATATTCCAACAAGTCACCAAGCTGACTCCGAGATTCAAGGTCCAGGGAGGATCTCCTAGGGAGAACCTGGCCCTGCAAAATATACAG GCAAGACTGAGAATGGTGATCGCTTACCTGTTTGCCCAACTGATGCTGTGGGTTAGAGGGCGTCCAGGTGGTCTTCTCGTACTGGGAAGCAGCAACGTAGACGAGTCTCTTCGAGGGTACTTCACCAAATACGATTGCAGCAGTGCTGACATCAACCCCATAGGCGGAATCGCGAAGAACGATTTGAAGTCGTTCCTCGCTTATTTCAG AAGGAAACACGGAATATCCGCTCTGGACGGGATCCTAGACGCGCCGCCAACCGCAGAATTGGAGCCTCTTCAAGGAGGACAACTCTCGCAGCTGGACGAGGTGGACATGGGCATGACGTACAAAGAACTGGGCACTTTCGGCCGTTTAAGGAAGCAGGACTGTGCTGGCCCCTTCACCATGTTCTGCAGACTTGTCCACATGTGGGATAAATGCACCCCGAAAGAA GTGGCGGATAAGGTGAAACACTTCTACAGGTGTTACGCCATAAATCGCCACAAAATGACGATCCTGACGCCGTCCTGTCACGCGGAGACTTACAGTCCCGACGATAACCGATTCGATCATCGCCCCTTCTTGTACAACCACACGTGGAAGTGGCAGTTCAATGCAATCGACGAACAG GTGAAACGCCTTCTCAGCGAGCAGCAGTCGCCTCGGGGCAGAAAGGACGCCCCCAAGGTGCCCGCGAAGCCCAGATACATGCCGTTCAGCTCCGTGATCAGTA CCTAG
- the Nadsyn gene encoding NAD synthetase isoform X1: protein MGRTVTVAVCTLNQWAMDFDGNSRRIWQSIQEAKEAGATYRSGPELEVCGYSCEDHFYEPDTLLHSWEVLATILKSSGAEDMLIDIGMPVMHKNVTYNCRVVFLNRRILLIRPKMQMCEDGNYRESRWFSPWTKERTVEDYFLPRMISQITGQTGVPFGDAVISTRDTCVGFEICEELWNPMSNHIPLSLDGVEIIANGSGSYFELRKGYVTVDLVKSATFKSGGCYMFSNLRGCDGSRLYFNGGSSITLNGQILNRGKQFALDDVEVTVATFDLEDIRSYRNNIRSRSHLAAKSPSYPRVKVDFALTSENLISNPPDRPIDVDLGPYESDNVTGKLLYHTPEEEISMAPACWLWDYLRRSCQGGFFLPLSGGVDSASSACMVYSMCDMIVDSVNKGDTQVLSDIRKIVGDCEYVPTDPKQLCNIILVTCYMGTENSSAETKARAVELANQIGSYHHSIVIDVAVSAILTIFQQVTKLTPRFKVQGGSPRENLALQNIQARLRMVIAYLFAQLMLWVRGRPGGLLVLGSSNVDESLRGYFTKYDCSSADINPIGGIAKNDLKSFLAYFRRKHGISALDGILDAPPTAELEPLQGGQLSQLDEVDMGMTYKELGTFGRLRKQDCAGPFTMFCRLVHMWDKCTPKEVADKVKHFYRCYAINRHKMTILTPSCHAETYSPDDNRFDHRPFLYNHTWKWQFNAIDEQVKRLLSEQQSPRGRKDAPKVPAKPRYMPFSSVISNKTHPGVVV from the exons ATGGGTCGCACAGTGACTGTGGCGGTTTGCACTCTGAACCAGTGGGCAATGGACTTTGACGGAAACTCTAGAAGAATTTGGCAGAGCATCCAGGAGGCAAAGGAGGCTGGAGCTACTTACAGAAGCGGTCCAGAGCTGGAAGTTTG TGGCTACAGCTGCGAAGATCACTTCTACGAGCCAGACACCTTGCTGCACAGCTGGGAGGTGCTCGCAACCATCCTGAAGTCATCGGGCGCAGAGGATATGCTGATAGATATTGGCATGCCAGTGATGCACAAGAACGTAACCTATAATTGTAGAGTAGTGTTCCTGAATCGCCGGATCCTGCTGATCAGGCCAAAGATGCAGATGTGCGAAGACGGGAATTACAGAGAGTCCAGATGGTTCTCGCCGTGGACCAAG GAACGCACAGTGGAGGACTACTTTCTGCCAAGGATGATATCCCAGATAACAGGCCAGACTGGGGTGCCATTCGGTGACGCTGTGATATCAACGAGGGACACCTGTGTGGGCTTTGAAATTTGCGAGGAGCTGTGGAATCCAATGAGCAATCACATCCCCCTGTCTTTGGACGGTGTCGAAATTATAGCAAATG GTAGTGGCTCATACTTTGAGCTCAGAAAGGGGTACGTTACCGTGGATCTAGTTAAGTCAGCTACGTTTAAGTCCGGAGGCTGTTACATGTTCAGCAACCTGAGGGGTTGCGACGGATCCAGGCTCTACTTTAACGGAGGATCGTCCATCACCCTGAATGGTCAGATCTTGAATCGTGGCAAGCAGTTTGCCCTTGACGATGTGGAGGTAACAGTAGCCACCTTCGACCTGGAGGATATCAG GAGCTACAGAAACAACATCAGATCACGGTCCCACTTGGCTGCCAAGTCGCCAAGCTACCCTAGGGTCAAGGTGGACTTTGCTCTTACTTCTGAAAACTTAATTTCAAATCCTCCAGATCGACCAATAGATGTTGACCTGGGTCCTTACGAAAGCGACAACGTAACGGGCAAGCTCCTCTATCATACTCCGGAAGAGGAAATCTCCATGGCGCCTGCTTGCTGGCTCTGGGACTACCTCAG GCGTTCCTGTCAAGGAGGTTTCTTCCTGCCATTAAGCGGTGGGGTGGACTCAGCTTCTTCAGCATGTATGGTGTACTCCATGTGCGACATGATCGTGGATTCAGTGAACAAAGGAG ACACCCAGGTGCTGTCAGATATCAGGAAGATCGTGGGGGATTGCGAGTACGTGCCGACAGACCCAAAGCAACTGTGCAACATTATTCTGGTCACTTGCTACATGGGCACAGAGAATTCCTCCGCCGAGACGAAGGCACGCGCCGTAGAGCTCGCCAATCAGATTGGCTCCTATCACCACAGCATAGTGATCGACGTCGCTGTGTCAGCTATTCTAACCATATTCCAACAAGTCACCAAGCTGACTCCGAGATTCAAGGTCCAGGGAGGATCTCCTAGGGAGAACCTGGCCCTGCAAAATATACAG GCAAGACTGAGAATGGTGATCGCTTACCTGTTTGCCCAACTGATGCTGTGGGTTAGAGGGCGTCCAGGTGGTCTTCTCGTACTGGGAAGCAGCAACGTAGACGAGTCTCTTCGAGGGTACTTCACCAAATACGATTGCAGCAGTGCTGACATCAACCCCATAGGCGGAATCGCGAAGAACGATTTGAAGTCGTTCCTCGCTTATTTCAG AAGGAAACACGGAATATCCGCTCTGGACGGGATCCTAGACGCGCCGCCAACCGCAGAATTGGAGCCTCTTCAAGGAGGACAACTCTCGCAGCTGGACGAGGTGGACATGGGCATGACGTACAAAGAACTGGGCACTTTCGGCCGTTTAAGGAAGCAGGACTGTGCTGGCCCCTTCACCATGTTCTGCAGACTTGTCCACATGTGGGATAAATGCACCCCGAAAGAA GTGGCGGATAAGGTGAAACACTTCTACAGGTGTTACGCCATAAATCGCCACAAAATGACGATCCTGACGCCGTCCTGTCACGCGGAGACTTACAGTCCCGACGATAACCGATTCGATCATCGCCCCTTCTTGTACAACCACACGTGGAAGTGGCAGTTCAATGCAATCGACGAACAG GTGAAACGCCTTCTCAGCGAGCAGCAGTCGCCTCGGGGCAGAAAGGACGCCCCCAAGGTGCCCGCGAAGCCCAGATACATGCCGTTCAGCTCCGTGATCAGTA ATAAAACACACCCAGGAGTAGTAGTGTAA